A single genomic interval of Chloracidobacterium validum harbors:
- a CDS encoding serine/threonine protein kinase codes for MTSLQLENTVLAGRYLIRQRLGVGRQAEIFLALDQASEQPVVIKAASFPGLRAPLSAEGQHGRTVRFRQEGIWLDYLRHPHIVPYLAGGAARDVAGVQFDYHVLEYLAGGDLASFSTSLGGLSLTDALHLFRQAVVALTHCHSLGVIHRDVEPANLLLTADRQTLKLADFGSATSDEDPAAGQWNGYSQPHLYQPPECQPGQCAPPSAATDGYALAKTLYAVLAGRPPLELVGQPITALPPRMAEHPSAGALLKVLNQATASFVTDRYPSVAAFWADVERAAAVVSPVALLVSGDSKTGEPNATVSLPTTDHGHADAALKSVSSEGLLRSDLPSPVTTRLIGVGVVLGCLVLFIGSLVALYRFARESVRGQQRPRPAAASPARPLFHVKIVTPTKVQAAPLENPTARDWIGELSAGTEADVLEIRGQFYRVRPQKWVQRKSASISEGWVPRETVDGGL; via the coding sequence GTGACATCCCTTCAACTTGAAAATACGGTGCTGGCCGGGCGCTACCTGATTCGGCAGCGCCTCGGCGTTGGGAGGCAGGCGGAAATTTTCCTGGCGCTGGATCAAGCCAGCGAGCAGCCCGTCGTGATCAAGGCCGCCAGTTTCCCTGGGCTGCGCGCGCCGTTGTCCGCCGAGGGGCAACATGGGCGCACCGTACGCTTCCGCCAAGAGGGAATTTGGCTCGACTATCTGCGCCACCCGCACATTGTGCCGTACTTGGCGGGCGGTGCGGCCCGCGACGTGGCCGGCGTCCAGTTTGACTATCACGTGCTTGAATACCTGGCCGGTGGGGATCTGGCTTCATTCAGCACATCACTAGGGGGGCTGTCCTTGACCGACGCCCTGCATCTGTTTCGGCAAGCTGTGGTCGCCTTGACCCATTGCCACAGCCTTGGCGTCATTCATCGGGATGTCGAACCGGCCAACTTGTTGCTGACAGCCGATCGCCAAACCCTCAAGCTGGCCGATTTTGGTTCGGCGACAAGTGATGAGGACCCTGCCGCCGGCCAGTGGAATGGTTACAGCCAGCCACATCTTTACCAACCGCCTGAATGTCAGCCTGGGCAGTGCGCGCCGCCTTCAGCCGCAACGGATGGGTACGCTCTAGCCAAGACGCTTTATGCCGTGTTAGCCGGTCGGCCACCACTGGAGCTGGTTGGCCAACCGATTACGGCCTTACCACCGCGGATGGCGGAGCATCCAAGCGCCGGCGCACTTCTCAAGGTGTTGAACCAGGCAACAGCAAGTTTCGTGACCGACCGCTATCCAAGTGTTGCCGCGTTTTGGGCTGATGTGGAGCGCGCGGCCGCAGTGGTCTCGCCCGTGGCGCTGTTGGTATCTGGGGATTCAAAAACCGGCGAACCTAACGCGACGGTCTCCCTACCCACGACGGACCACGGACACGCTGACGCAGCGCTGAAATCCGTTAGTTCCGAAGGATTGCTCAGGTCTGATCTGCCGTCGCCCGTGACAACGCGACTGATTGGGGTCGGCGTCGTTCTGGGCTGCCTTGTGTTGTTTATTGGCAGCTTGGTCGCGCTCTATCGGTTTGCGCGGGAGTCCGTCCGCGGGCAGCAGCGTCCACGCCCAGCGGCGGCATCACCGGCGCGCCCGCTTTTCCACGTCAAGATCGTCACGCCAACCAAGGTCCAAGCGGCCCCGCTTGAAAATCCCACCGCCCGCGATTGGATTGGAGAACTTTCAGCCGGTACGGAAGCCGATGTTCTTGAAATCCGTGGGCAGTTTTACCGGGTGCGCCCCCAGAAGTGGGTGCAGCGCAAATCAGCTTCAATCAGTGAAGGATGGGTTCCACGGGAAACCGTGGATGGTGGACTCTAA
- a CDS encoding beta-1,6-N-acetylglucosaminyltransferase has translation MSIGFVILSHRSQDWRLLAKLLPRLRELGEVDIALHHDTYQSAVDTALVKRYGVRLIPPVGRTYWSHISKVFAIVRGLECLFRLPRPPRWYATLSPSCYPIKSAGEIVAQLSKLTADFYVDMREVDFQSTGLELDRYVEEAVAKRTIGHVPFVSRRGRFYWRPIRVRRPRSVIPFGKHFRLFHGSDWFLLGPQAVAHILDADIPQHPVTRFYLEAYSQAGTQSPCPVETLFQSILGNANHLVGQHRNWHYIDWNGVTDWHPRILTEEHWEQLTTSDALWARKFHPERSEPLRRRLGAEVLNRG, from the coding sequence ATGTCTATTGGCTTTGTCATTCTTTCGCATAGGTCCCAAGACTGGCGGCTACTGGCAAAACTCCTTCCCCGTCTGCGTGAGCTGGGCGAGGTTGACATTGCGCTCCACCACGACACCTACCAGTCAGCCGTGGATACTGCCTTGGTCAAGCGCTATGGCGTGCGACTGATACCACCCGTCGGACGTACTTACTGGTCACATATCAGCAAAGTGTTTGCCATCGTACGTGGGCTAGAATGTTTGTTCCGCTTGCCGCGTCCTCCCCGGTGGTATGCCACCCTGTCGCCGAGTTGCTATCCCATTAAGTCGGCCGGTGAAATTGTCGCCCAACTTTCTAAGCTCACGGCGGATTTCTACGTTGACATGCGTGAGGTGGACTTTCAGTCCACGGGGTTGGAACTTGACCGATACGTTGAGGAAGCCGTTGCCAAGCGCACGATTGGTCATGTCCCTTTCGTGTCGCGACGTGGGCGCTTTTACTGGCGTCCCATTAGGGTTCGTCGCCCACGGTCAGTCATTCCCTTTGGGAAACACTTCCGGCTTTTTCACGGTTCAGACTGGTTTTTGCTTGGACCGCAGGCCGTTGCCCACATCCTCGATGCGGATATTCCACAGCATCCGGTGACACGGTTTTACCTGGAAGCTTACTCGCAAGCTGGCACCCAGTCGCCCTGCCCAGTCGAGACTCTCTTTCAGAGCATACTTGGCAACGCGAACCATCTCGTCGGACAGCATCGCAACTGGCACTATATTGACTGGAATGGCGTGACTGACTGGCATCCGCGCATTCTGACCGAGGAACATTGGGAGCAACTGACGACATCGGATGCATTGTGGGCGCGCAAGTTTCACCCTGAGCGGAGTGAGCCGCTCCGCCGTCGCTTAGGTGCCGAAGTCCTCAACCGTGGATGA